actacatccttgagtttatctttcacaacaaccctgtgaagtaggttaggctgagagagaagtgactggcctagagtcacccagctagtctcatggctgaatggggatttgaactcgggtctccccggtcctagtccagcactctaaccactacaccacgctggctctaaagtACATATCTGCCTGCCCTTGCAGCCTTCTGCTGGTTGGTTCCTCCCCTTTGCTCTCCAGCCCTGTCTGAGGATCGGGCCACCTACCTGAATCCAGGGATTTGCTTCAGCATGGCTGACCATTCCTTGCCAGGCTCTCTGTGGAAGCAACGGCTGAGTTTTAAAAGGGGCTCTGAGGAGGGGGAGGTCTTCCCCTAGCGGGATCAACTCCACAAGGTCACACTCCCACCCCCAAAGTCCTTATTTCCCCgtattccccctgccccacagaaaggctcttcttcttcagctgttcctatttatttattatttattaacatttattgttcaatttgtatactgcctttcatgaagacaatcccaaggtggtttagaaTAGCTACCTTTCCTGCTTGGGGGAGAAGTTAAGTCACTGGGGTCCTGTCGCATACGAGGCTTTTGGGTGCCCAGGGGTAATAGTTCCTaaccctgggcgctttccagctaagccgctcaacagcggcaaaatgctttaattcaggcaaattgcattcaaaatgcaAATAGCAAAATGCCCAGAAGGGGGAGCAGTcctgtgaaaactaacaacccgaaaaaaccagCAACATTTTAACGCCGGATACATGACCTTATAACCAcgttaagtggtgcagtggggaaatgcttgactaacaagcagaaggttgctggttcgaatccccctggtactatatcgggcagcagcgacctaagaagatgctgaaaggcatcatctcatactgcgcgggaggaggcaatggtcaacccctcctgtattctactaaaggaaaactacagggctctgtgggcaacaggagttgaaatagacttgacagcacactccTGCGTCCTGTCTTCAACAGTGGCCCACACATGTTCCTGGAACACCCAATCTGCGCTCAAAAGTCAGTAACTTTCCTTCTACAACTAGTATTGAAGGTACACTGCTTTTGGCTTTGGGGGTTCCATCTAGCCCATCATGCCTTAATAGCCAGGGAGAGACTGTTCTTCCTCCCTTGGTCTGTCTACTCTCCTTGTAAATAGCCAGCGATCCCAGTATCTGTCAGTTCCACAAGCTAGTTAGCCAGGACGTGAAGAAAGTATGTGTGTCTCCTGCCAATCAACTTCGCTGAGGGGCCCTGTTGGGACATTGTGTTGCACTTGTGTCCATGTTTGTGTAAACAACTGTATGCGTGGGAGCAGGTCCCCTCcacaagaactggtcttgtggtagcaagcatgacttgtcccctttgctaagcagggtccaccctggtttgcatttaaatgggaggctacatgtgcgagcactgtaagatatttccccttaggggatggggccgctctgcgaagagcacctgtgtgcttgcatgcagaaggttccaggttccctccctggcagcatctccagatagggctgggagagattcctgcctgcaaccttggagaagccgctgccagtctgtgaagataatactgagccagaccgaccaatggtctgactcagcatatggcagcttcctatgttcctgatgcAGCGAAGACGTGTGCTACCGTACACATGTCCCACACATTGCATGCCTACAGATCTGCACATGGGTATACTGTGCACAAATTGCCTGTGCATTGAattgtgttaaataataatacataattggGGCTCTGGAAGAAAAGCCTTTCTGTCAAGTTCGgtttctccccaccatgcataACGTTATAAGCCTGGACCCCCGACCCAATCCCCACACATTTCTAGTGCTTTCCCCTAatgtttcttttccaggttccGATAATTCTTCTTCCCCATCCACTGCGCCTACCCCAGCTGAATGTAAATAATATTCTCTTTCAGGCAAACCCGGTCTCTCTGGCTTCCTCCTTGGAAGCCTCCTCAGTATCAGCCTCTATCATGACAACGGCTTCCTCAACTTGGCAGATATCTTGACCCACAAACAGACATGAATTCCCAACTTACTTGTGCAACTTTTttctggagggagaaagagagagagggagagggggggagaaaggcACGTGTATCAGAAATCCAATGAGACCCACAATGGTGCATATTGCTGTGTAGAACGGCTGAGTTCTTATCAGAAAGGGTTGGAGGAGAATTGGAGGACTGGCCCGGATTTCTGCCCAAGAACTAGAACACTTTAGAGCCCAACAGCCTAGGCCttgctgcgcatgtgcagagcTTGGGATGTCTTggaccaggggtgtcaaacggctgccctcctgcagatgttggcctacaactcccatcataactGGCTACTGTGACGGTGGATGATTGGCCAACAGCAGCCGGTGGGCcccagtttgacacccctgtctTAGGCCttgctgtgcatgcgcagagcTTCGCACAGCCATAGACCTTCTGCAGCTGCAGAGCCTGGAACAACTGAGGCCTCACTGCGTATGTGCAGGACCTGGGACGTATCAGAGCCCGGCACACGCTGGAGCATTTTGCTAGGCATAGGCAGAGCCCCAATCACCCTAGACTTATCTGGCCATGTAGAGAGCCCAAAGCATCTttgggctctctgtgtgtgcacacagaggcCATCTTCTGCCTCTCAGAGCTTGGCATGCCATGATGTGGTTGACCCATACAAGATGCAGCAGGGCTCAGGCTTCTGCAGGGTGGCGGCTTACTGCAATGGTGCAAAATCGTAATTGCATTCAAATAAAAAAACCCTTTGGTTCACCCCCAAAAAGGCCCTCGTCCCATATTCTGGTTTTAAGagaatgggggcggggtggggggggcgggcagtCGGAGGCCTGGTCTGACATAATAAATTGGAAAACTTTGGAATGCCCTGCCACCTTGTGTGTCAACGCTCGAACCCAGAACTGGTTTCCCCATTCCGTATTTACTATTatttatgccacttttcaacaacaacaacaagtttccaaagtagcTTACGCAGAAAAACAAGAAGATGGCCCGCTATCCCCAAAGCGCTCATGCTCTAGATGATCCCAAGGCAGGcatcagccacagccactgggagggctGTGCTGTGGGGGTgactagggccagttgctctccccctgtccattctaagagaaccaccattttgcaaggtgcctctttattcatttattgctatttattgttaaatttatataccgcctttcattaaaaacaatcccaaggcggtttacaaaagttaacaaTGTTAACTTTTGACCCAGTTAACTTTACCCAGTTAACCCAGTTAACTTTACCTAGTTAACAATGGGGCATCAAGTAGCAGCCCTCCCCAAGTGCTAATCCTATGCCACCAATGATCATGCCACCATGAATGTATTCAACCCGCCTGCTCCCCGAGTCGTCCCTAGAGACTCACATGTACGCATAGAGGCCTTTCAGGGCACTTTCCCACTGTTCAGAGGATCTGTTGGAGACATGGAAGCGAGAGGTCAGGGTACGAGAGATGAGCTGGGGAAGGCTTTGGGTGCAATGCAGGGAGCggctgagggtggggtggggtgggcgacGGGTCTGATGATCTGCTTTTTCACGTCCTCGTGGCCTGCCTGGTTTCTTCTGTGGGTCACGCCATGCACAGTGTGCCACCTCGCAAAGTGGCCAAAGGGAAGCCTGCTTTTGTGGAACCTCTGCTTGCATCGAGCTCCATGCGTGGAGCTCCAAACAgaggcggattaagctttttgccccCCGCAAGCAAAAACATTTTGCcaccccttttaccttaaacaaaaaaggtttgcctttttttaaatAAGGTAAAGGAGGGggcctttctcctcacccactccatccttgctgcagctgccgctgcccacagagaggggcagcaacatttgaggaggggcaaaatttgctgctgctcaaattttgccgccgtaggcaaatgcctactttgcctctccgttaatccaccactgactcCAAAACATCTCCTCTGCTTGCGAAGGGCTCCCTGTGTCCCTGAGAGGAATGTTGGAGTGTGCCCATTAAGGCCTTCTAGAGCAGTTGATGACTCTAgaacagagtttcttaaccttgggcccccagatgttgttggactacaactcccagaatccccagccccaaaggccatgtctggggattctgggagttgtagtccaacaacatctgggggcccaaggttaagaaacccagtTCTAGAGTCATCAACTGCAACCCACAGTGGCCCAGTTATACCCGAAGCGGGTTGAGAGGGATGCTCGCACAGGTTCACCTTGGAAGAAACACCTTCCCAGATACCACCAGTGAGTAGACTATATAGCATTGGATTTTCACAGCAGGGTCCCCAATCTCTTCTGCTGTGAGCTTTACAGGATTCTCCAAGAGACCTATTGTCAAACTGTGTGAACCATGGCTTGTAGCAACAATTGTTTGAAGTGTGCAGCCTCAGTGACGGCATCGTGCAATCACGGAGTCTGAGATCTGAATGCAGAATGCAGCATCTGCTTAAGAATGACAGTGAGGTGGTTCTGATGTTCTGAAAAAGAAGGTGCTAGACCTCATGGTTGCAATGCTGTGCTGATCGGTGGTGGTTGTTTAAAATCTGGTAAAACTGGGGAGTGTGTGTCTGTATGAGAGAAGGAAGGTAGTTAGCAGAACAATTCCCCGTGAACAGAAGTATAAATGTTAAGTTGCGTGAGTCTGGGTATTATTGTGCATTGTTTATGGGGTTGCAGAATTCTCCAACTGTGGGATTTTGATGGTAGGGCCTACACCGGCATGCATGCCCACCTCTAGGGCTACTAAGTTACTTTCTCCACAACCCCAGTTTCCAAAAAGAGAAAGCCATCTATATGTGGATTCCTACTCGCAGTTGTATCCAAAGCATGTCGGTTTCACTGAGGTGCATGTCACACAAGAGACGGCGTCGTATTGGCTGATTCCTGCAAAATGGACAAGGTGGGAAATACGTCTGAGGTCAAAGCAAAGATGAGACTATAAATATATACACTGACGCCTAGAACAAAATTTAAACAGCTGGTTTATGCTTCACGCCAGTGTGGAACTCATATAGGGCGATATGGGCCCTTGCCCCTGAATTCCAACCAAGCCAGCCTCGCGTGGTGGTTGTGTGGCTAGAAATGGAACACCCCTCACATCCTGCCTTGAGATCACCAGAGGGATACAAAAACAAGGGAATACAGAATTCGGCGTCTTAAGAATTACAGCTAGTTGGTTTTGTTGCTTTAAAATAAAGGTGCCAGTCCTCATGACTGCAATGAGGTGCTTCCCACCCTCGGCAAAAAGGAATTATTCACCAGATGGGGAATGTGTTGGCAGCCGGGTCACACATATGTGTACTTGGGAAGAAGTCCATAGGAACTCAATGGGCTTACTCCCTAGGCCTAGAAAGTCAAAAGCACCTCTCTGTCTTTAAACACAGAATCAACCTACCACTTACCACAGTGCCATTGACACTTTACTCTACCtatggagagaggagagaaagagagtttgGTTAGGGAGGGCTCGTTCCTAGGGAGGGGCGATGCTATGGGGCTATTTTCTCATCCAGCGGAAGCAAAACTCACTTTCAATGATGGCGTTCCGTAGCATTGACACTTGTTCCTGGAAAATGGAGTGCAGGAGATCCGGAAGGACAcctggaagaggagaggagcaCGTGATGCAAAAACACAGGAATAAATAGTCacgggtggagtggggtggggtgaggtggcagGGCAGGATTCTGCCAATGCTACAGGGTGATTGTCAGTGAATAGTCAGGTGAATAGCCACGTTCCATGCTGACACAAAACCAGGGCTGATGTGCCCTCTGGTGTGAGAATGAGAAGTGGGCAAACTTCCAAAGAACGACATCAGATAAAAGTTGACGTTTATAAGGATGGTGGAAGGGCATGGATCAAAGGAAAGTGGTAGCTTTGGTCATCTCTGCGGCCtaaaagaaggaggggggagtattattggtgtaaaggtaaagtgtgccgtcgagtcggtgtcgactcgtggtgaccgcagagccctgtggttgtctttggtagaatacaggaggggttgaccatggcctcctcccgctcagtatgagatgctgctgccttccagcaccttcctgtatcgctgctgcccggtataggggTTTCCTATAGTCTGTGTTAAAATGGAGCACTCGGCCTCTGAATGTGATGCTGTGGGTCACCCTGTGTCCTTCTCAGCCTCATATAGTCCTGGAGGGGGTCCAAGGTGAGACAGAATCGCTGCTTGTGCTGCCCCTGGACCACaactcagtgatggagcatctgtgttgcatgcagaaggtgccaggttcaatccctggcagcatctccaggttgggctgggaaaggttcctgcctgataccttggagagctgctgccagtcagtgtagacaatactgagctagatggagcaatggtctgactcagtttatggcagcgacctatgaccaagggtctgactcagtatacagcagcttcctatgtttctatgttcctacagATCTCAGAGGAATACAGACAACCGCAAAATGCGATACTGACCCAATCTTATTGTTATTGTGGTTTATTTTATATTCTACATTTCAAAAAGCACTAAACCAAAGAGATGAAAAGGCCAACTTTAGTGTAAACCTTTCATAAGAATTGAGCAATATAGGTAgtaggaaaaaataaaaaatatattctCTATCTTGGATTAGGATTCACTCTGAAACAGGTGTGAATGAACCAGAAGTCATTACCTTGTTTGTAGGTTTTCCCTTTGAACAGGACTTCAAGTTTTTCGTACACTTTGGATGCGATAGTCGTGAGGTTCTCCATagctggaggtgggggaaccAAAGGCacaggaggaaagaaaaagagagggtCTGGAAGCGATATCAAAATCCATCCCTTCAGAAATATTGCACCCCCCAGTTCTAGTGAGGTTTCATATTTTGGGAGtagagaaaaaataaattaaagttgGTTTGGGTGATGGCACTGAGTTGTTCAGAATGTTAAGGATCCTAGTCAGTGAtcatcaccacatcttttggcaggaAGTTCCACAagctaccagtctgcttccacCTGCTACCAATTAATCAAGGAAGGCTTCAGTTGATTAATCAATATTGTGTATCATACGACAGACAGAAATCCAGCTGGCAAAGCACTGTGGTTAATGTGTCAtcattgattatttttattttattgtatttttaaaaaaattttattttatttaacatatttttatactgccctaaacgtacgtctctgggtggtttacaacaaacattacAAAaggaaagttaaaacattagttaaaacaaataaataacagagaaattaaaccattggttaaaataaatgacagcaaaaagttaaaacattacaacaattttaaaacaatatttagaacaatgttaaaactattaaaatggtatttaattaaacgcctgggtgaacagatgtgtctttaaagatttgtttaaaattgtcagagatggggaggctcttatttcagaagggagtgtgtttcaaagctttggggcagcagcggagaaggcccgttcccgagtagccaccagacaagccggtggcaactgcagacggacctctcctgatgatctcaatgggcggtggagttcatgacgaagaagacgttctcttaaatacccagggcccaagctgtttaggactttataagtaataaccagcaccttgtattttgcctggaaacttatcggcagctagggtgtagctctttcaatacaggagtaatgtggtctctccgagatgacccagagaccaacctggctgctgcattctggaccaactgcagtttccggactatgtacaaaggcagacccacatagagcgcattgcagtaatccggtctagaggtgaccagcagatgtaccactgtcctgaggtcatttatctcaagtaattgacatagctggcgtatcagccgaagctgataaaaggcacctctggccatcacctcaacctgggacactgaggaggcttggatccagaagcacccccagactgcgtaccttttccttctgtggaagtgtgactccatccagaactggcagatcaaattcatctcccgagtttcaaccccgcacaataagtacctctgtcttatctggattcagcctcagtttgttatccctcatccagcccattactgcctccaggcaggcatttagggaggttatgccctctcctgatgatgttaacatggagaaatagatttgggtgtcatcagcatactgatagcaccctgcaccaaatcccctgatgatctctcccagcggtttcatgtagaagttaaacaacatcggagacaagagccctgagggacaccatacaaaagttccgATTTTGAAGAACcgctccaagggacaccatctggaacctgcccgagaggtaggagcggaatcaccgcaaagcagtgcctcccacccccagtcccctcagacgttcttccagaaggatactatggtcaatagaatcgaaagccgccaagaggtccaaaatgaccaacagagtcacacttcctctgtcaattgccaattggagatcatccgtcaggccaaccaaggcagtctccaccccatagcccacctaaaagccattctgaaatgggtctagaagattatcagtttcctccctcgagctgggaggccaccaccttctcaatcaccttgcccaaccacggaaggttggagacaggcctgtagttgctcaactctgagggatccaaggcaggcttcttcagaagcggtctaatgattgcctccttaaagcaaggaggcatcctgccctccctccgagatgcatttatgatctctaccaggccttctacaacaacccccctgccagatagcataagccatgtcgggcaagggtcaagagaacaggtgggaggccgcaccattccaaccagcttgtccacatccttaggagtcacaaagtggaactgatccaacctaatcacacaagaggagtcgctggacgtcacctccacatcagacactgaagtaattgtggagactgagtctaagtcggccaGAATACGagggagatttcccccacaaagaattcattaaacatgtcacagcgggtaaccaatggttccagattctgattcaaaggaggaggggcacatactagccctctcacaaccctgaacaactcagccggatgtgaacttgtggatgcgatacgggcagaaaagaatcgcttctttgctgcacgtatcgcctgagcatagaccTTCAAATGCGCTGTGTTGCGATCGTTCGTATTTGAGTCGGGTCTTGCTCCACTCGTGCCCGAGGAACACTGCACTTATTGAATGACTGCTTTGATTGAATGCTGTTTTTGAAAGCACAGGAGCCCTAATGGGTGGTGGGTGAGGGAGGTGGCACCTAGAGGCAATGCTTCTGGATAGTCTGAGATGGGCCCACACAGCTGGCAACTTAAATGCAGCACCCCAAACCAGAGAGGGACCAGCTAAACCTTCTTGCAGTTACTTACAAGTTACTCTCTAAATACTTACTTAATAATTATATAcatactgtattttaaaaaccaataaaacaaagaGCTATTGAATAGCCAAAGCACACTGAACAGAGGGTAGGGGGAGAGAACTGATTATTAagtacgtaagaacagccctgctggatcaggcccaaggaggtccatctagttcagcatcctgtttcacacactggcccaccagatgcctctgagaaacccacaggccagaggtgagggcatgccctctctcctgcggttgctcccctgcaactgggatttaggggcattctgcctctgcggctggaggtggcctatagcccccgggctagtagccgttgatagacctgtcctccatgactttgtctaaacccttcttaaaaccatctaggctgttgtctgtcaccacatcttgtggcagagaattccagaggttaattatacgttgtatgaaaaagtacttccttttgtcagtcctaaatttcctggcaatcagtttcatgggatgacccctggttctagtgttataatatgtgagagggagaagaatttctctctctctccactttctccacaccatgcatgattttatagacctctatcatgtctcccctcagtcgtcttttttctcagctaaagagccccagatgccttgcctcatcagaaaggtgctctaggcccctgatcatcttggttgccctcttctgcaccttttccagttccacactGGCCTTCTTAagtaagatatggtgaccagaactgaatgcACTACCCCAAATGTGGCTGCtccatagtttgtttgtttttttaaaataagggcATTGCTAcccttttgctgcctgcctgggactgttAAAATGGGGCTGTTAGGCACCAAGTGAAGATATGACCGTCGGTTTGCATTTGGCATGGTGTGCAGGACTGAGGCCTCCTTGAGAagtggggaagagcagcaggcaccctcctgcAAGGCAACTCACGGATCTCAGCTGGCACCCCAAGCTGCAGTTCTTCCAGAGTGTCGTTGGTCCAACCCCTCAACTGCCGGCCTGTAGCCGGCACATCCCCGAGTCCCCAGGACTTGCGGCTCAGGCGGGGAGCGTAGGAGGCGAAGCGGGCGGTGAAATTCGGGTCGCACTGCAAGCAGCTCCGTGTCGGGCCGGGACCCAGGCTCAGAACCACCACCAAAACCAGAAACTGGCCCGGCCTGAACTGGCCTGAAAAACCCATTCCTGGCTAGTATTTTTAAAGGGATCATCCTTTCTTCCAGAATGTGACATCTCCAGAACCACATAATAGAGACCTTTCATCTTGGGACATTCCGGTTCCGTAGAACTTTCTGGAACAGGTGCAGCTGTTCTAGAATGTTCCTCTGTTTGGATGGACGCAGCAGCCCTACAGATCCCAGCCTCATCAGGGATGGGTTAATTTAGCTTGTCAGAATGATTTATACCCAGGCCTTTCCAGCCCAAAGAAAACTCAAGGTGGCTTCTGTCAAAATGTAATATCCATTGATGTCTGTGTATGATGGCTGCCAACTTTTTTTCCTGGTagggctcttgtgcctttaatcaGCTGCCTGGAAAGATGTCCAGGTGGCACTTTCCTCTTGATATGCAGACAGGGTGATGGGGGACAGGTCTGCCAACTGAATAGCTTCCTGTTATTTTGCTGCTTGGAGCACAGCAGCGCTGCCAGGACAGAAGTTGGCAACCTAAGGAATATTGGGCAGAAGGGAGAAAATTTATTACTGGGGACAGATGAACTCCTGGGCTTTTAAACATGAAGCAtaattttgtgttgtgtttatCCTAGTTTTTCACTGTGTCAGTTTCTTAACTACTGAGCTACTAATCATGAAGACGTCCTGAGTTTGAATGTCGCCTCTGCCATGGTGCAAACAAACAGATACCCCTAAGCAAGGCATCAACGCAGAAGCCCTTTCCTGTGTGTCTAATATTTAGAGGTATACTGTCTCTGTAAATGGGggttcaatttgagcttgaaccCGTTCTCTACCGTGAATTAATTTCTGGCTCATCCTTTTTCAAAGACGCCCATGGCAGCaacagtcaccacatcctgtggtggtAGGTTCCGCAAGTGAATCAGCCAAAATGTTTCCTGAAGCCTTTCCTGAAGCTCACACAACTTCATCGGGTGACTTCTTTCCCAGCCACCAACAAAGTGATGAGGATTAAGAGTCTTTGCCTGTTGGATTCCTGCCTGCCATCCTGCCGTCAAAGTCCCAGGAGCCTTTTGACCATAATATACTGAATTTACCTGAATCCTGGACTAGTtttattcaaaaaaaaaaaaaaaattgattatAGAAATCAGGAAgctgtcttacattcagagttgtcttctatttgggtaaatatggtaaggcAGCCGTCCCTTACCtttaagggagggaaggaaggaaggagctggtcttgtggtagcaagcatgacttgtccccttagctaagcagggtctgccctggtctgcatttgaatgggagactagaagtgtgagcactgcaagatattcccctcaggggatgaagccgctctgggaagagcagaaggtttcaagttccctccctggcagcatctccaagatagggcttcctgcctgcagccttggagaagccgctgccaggctgtgtagacaatactgagctagatggaccaatggtctgactcagtatatggcagcttcctatgttccttaaggAGGGAGAGGGTTTTCTGGATTGGGACCCTGGAAAGCCTAGGGAGGAAACAGTGATGCTTAGCTGTTTACCTTCTTGCATATCTGAGGAGGAGGTCATGGGTCATTTAGGCTCCAGTTAAAACTTTTTCTAAGAAACAGGTATGGTGGATCAAAAGTGGCACTGTCCTTgaaaagatggaggaggaggaggaggaggaaacagggtTAATTTTGTTTTCTGCGGGGGTAAAAAATGTTTGGTATGTTTCCAGTTGGGAATTTCTCTAAGCATTTCTGGCCAGAGATGGTGTCGCTTCGAAGAACTGTGAGAGCCCAGACTTCTCATTTCCTAAAAGCTCTGGAACTGGAGTTCACCAGAGTTTTGGGAACTTTCCCGATGgttgtgtgtttctttctttctttataagGTGGGGCAGGCTCCCACACATTATTCTGGCATCATTGGCCTATGGGATTTCCTGCCACAAGATGGCTGCTAGTTTTAGGAGGAATGctattagagaggagagctggtcttgtggtcgcaagcatgacttgtccccttagctaagcagagtccgccctggttgcatatgaatgggagattagaagtgtgagcactgcaagatattcccctcaggggatggggccactgctctgggaagagcagaaggtcccaagtcccctccctggcagcttctccaagatagggctgggagagattcctgcctgcaaccttggagaagctgctgcc
Above is a window of Hemicordylus capensis ecotype Gifberg chromosome 2, rHemCap1.1.pri, whole genome shotgun sequence DNA encoding:
- the IZUMO4 gene encoding izumo sperm-egg fusion protein 4, which translates into the protein MGFSGQFRPGQFLVLVVVLSLGPGPTRSCLQCDPNFTARFASYAPRLSRKSWGLGDVPATGRQLRGWTNDTLEELQLGVPAEIPMENLTTIASKVYEKLEVLFKGKTYKQGVLPDLLHSIFQEQVSMLRNAIIESRVKCQWHCGISQYDAVSCVTCTSVKPTCFGYNCESSEQWESALKGLYAYIKKLHKEPGKEWSAMLKQIPGFSHCTSKSVDNLNFTSIENTLSKNWLNVMALKELEGDLPLMQLLAPSC